The following are encoded together in the Kribbella voronezhensis genome:
- a CDS encoding ABC transporter permease encodes MSTATLEPVAAHAAHRSRPFAWIEQSLTLAWRNIVRIKQNPEALADVTFQPIIFLLLFLFVFGGAIANGGTWHDYLPYLLPGLLVQTVVFSTMGTGVGLNDDFAKGVFDRFRSLPIARVAPLIGAVLGDAVRYTLSIVILMTTGFILGFRFENGVGNGLLACLVVLLFALSLCWIWVWLGLKLKTAQGVQGIAFLVMFPLTFGSNIFVQTGTLPGFLQSWVKINPVAHLVDVMRGLMLGGPIQKPLLITLAWMVGLIAVFAPLAIRAYRRRT; translated from the coding sequence ATGAGCACCGCCACGCTGGAACCTGTCGCGGCGCACGCCGCCCACCGGAGCAGGCCGTTCGCCTGGATCGAGCAGAGCCTGACGCTCGCCTGGCGCAACATCGTCCGGATCAAGCAGAACCCCGAAGCGCTGGCGGACGTGACGTTCCAGCCGATCATCTTCCTGCTGCTGTTCCTGTTCGTCTTCGGCGGTGCCATCGCGAACGGCGGCACCTGGCACGACTACCTGCCGTATCTGTTGCCGGGTCTGCTGGTCCAGACGGTGGTCTTCTCGACCATGGGTACCGGCGTCGGGCTGAACGACGACTTCGCCAAGGGCGTCTTCGACCGGTTCCGCAGCCTGCCGATCGCCAGGGTGGCGCCGCTGATCGGCGCGGTGCTGGGCGACGCGGTCCGGTACACGCTGTCGATCGTGATCTTGATGACCACAGGCTTCATCCTGGGCTTCCGGTTCGAGAACGGCGTCGGCAACGGGCTGCTCGCCTGCCTCGTGGTGCTGCTCTTCGCCCTCTCGCTGTGCTGGATCTGGGTCTGGCTGGGACTGAAACTGAAGACCGCGCAGGGTGTGCAGGGCATCGCGTTCCTGGTGATGTTCCCGCTCACCTTCGGCAGCAACATCTTCGTCCAGACCGGCACGCTGCCCGGCTTCCTGCAGTCCTGGGTCAAGATCAACCCGGTCGCCCACCTGGTCGACGTCATGCGCGGCCTGATGCTCGGCGGCCCGATCCAGAAGCCGCTGCTGATCACGCTGGCCTGGATGGTCGGCCTGATCGCGGTATTCGCGCCGCTGGCGATCCGCGCTTACCGCCGCCGTACCTGA
- a CDS encoding ATP-binding cassette domain-containing protein, translating into MSTTNQVAISAEGLVKKFGTTTALAGVDLTVPTGTVLGVLGPNGAGKTTAVRILGTLLRPDAGHATVGGFDVVREAPRVREIIGLTGQYASVDEDMSGHRNLVMIGRLLGMPRAQAKLRATELLERFELSEAGDRIAKTYSGGMRRRLDLAASLVGNPSILYLDEPTTGLDPHARNGVWETIRNLVLDGTTVLLTTQYLEEADALADSLMVFDKGRVVASGRPAELKAQAGRQTLDVRPAEPGHLERVAAIVAEAVGVRPTVDVVNAVVSAPVPDGTSMPIVVRRLDEAGIAVTELSLRLPSLDEVFLALVGHAAVQDTAVLEGAGR; encoded by the coding sequence ATGTCCACAACGAACCAGGTCGCCATCTCGGCCGAAGGTCTGGTCAAGAAATTCGGCACCACCACCGCGCTGGCCGGCGTGGACCTGACCGTGCCGACCGGCACCGTCCTCGGCGTCCTCGGCCCGAACGGCGCCGGCAAGACCACGGCGGTCCGGATCCTCGGCACGTTGCTGCGGCCGGATGCCGGGCACGCGACGGTCGGCGGGTTCGACGTCGTCCGCGAGGCGCCCCGGGTCCGCGAGATCATCGGCCTGACGGGCCAGTACGCGTCGGTCGACGAGGACATGTCAGGTCACCGCAACCTGGTCATGATCGGCCGGCTGCTCGGAATGCCCCGGGCACAGGCCAAGCTGCGGGCGACCGAACTGCTCGAGCGGTTCGAACTCAGCGAGGCCGGCGACCGGATCGCCAAGACGTACTCCGGCGGTATGCGGCGCCGGCTCGACCTGGCCGCCAGCCTCGTCGGCAACCCGAGCATCCTGTACCTCGACGAGCCCACCACCGGTCTCGACCCGCACGCCCGCAACGGGGTGTGGGAGACCATCCGCAACCTGGTCCTCGACGGCACCACGGTGCTGCTGACCACGCAGTACCTGGAAGAGGCCGACGCGCTGGCCGACTCGCTGATGGTCTTCGACAAGGGCAGGGTGGTGGCCTCGGGCCGTCCGGCCGAACTGAAGGCCCAGGCCGGTCGGCAGACCCTCGACGTACGGCCGGCCGAGCCCGGCCACCTGGAGCGGGTCGCCGCCATCGTCGCCGAGGCCGTCGGCGTACGGCCGACAGTCGACGTGGTGAACGCGGTGGTCAGCGCTCCGGTGCCGGACGGTACCTCGATGCCCATCGTGGTCCGCCGGCTCGACGAGGCCGGCATCGCCGTCACCGAACTGTCCCTGCGGCTGCCGAGCCTGGACGAGGTCTTCCTCGCGCTGGTCGGCCACGCCGCCGTCCAAGACACCGCAGTACTGGAAGGAGCGGGCCGATGA
- a CDS encoding MFS transporter, which translates to MTELLFPLGGRRAWAVWATAVFTYLVTVLHRGSMSVAGLQAAERFHISASALASFTVVQLTVYAAMQVPVGILLDRYGSRRLLIAASGLLFVAQSAFSLVDSYPAALAARAVLGVGDALVFISVLRVVMSWFPALRQPVMSQATGMLGGIGAIVSTVPMAAAFNAFGWTATFAGASVLSLVTGLAVIFLLRNSPYDEPLHRTKQSLTEVRRNLRRAWKEPGTRLGLWTHFTTSFSGSTFGLLWGYPFLVRGEGLAPTTAASMLILPVLAGLCYGPLVGRYAAKFPFYRSWIVLAVIAGSVTMWTVVLLWPGRAPMPVLLLLIVVQAAGGPGSMLGLDYARTFNPATRFGAANGMVNTGGFIATLICIGMVGVLLDASSGGAPQGIGDFKWALTFQYVLWGLGTVQILRYRRRARATLARYNPEVYEALRANQVVPLTS; encoded by the coding sequence GTGACCGAGCTCCTCTTCCCCCTGGGCGGTCGGCGGGCCTGGGCGGTGTGGGCGACCGCTGTCTTCACCTACCTCGTCACCGTCCTGCACCGCGGCTCCATGAGCGTCGCCGGCCTGCAAGCGGCCGAGCGGTTCCACATCTCCGCGTCCGCCCTCGCCAGCTTCACAGTCGTCCAGTTGACCGTGTACGCCGCCATGCAGGTCCCAGTCGGCATCCTGCTGGACCGCTACGGCTCCAGGCGGCTGCTGATCGCCGCATCCGGCCTGCTCTTCGTCGCGCAGTCCGCCTTCAGCCTGGTCGATTCCTACCCAGCCGCGCTCGCCGCTCGCGCAGTACTGGGCGTCGGCGACGCGCTCGTCTTCATCAGCGTCCTGCGTGTCGTGATGTCGTGGTTCCCGGCGCTTCGCCAGCCGGTGATGTCGCAGGCGACCGGAATGCTCGGTGGTATCGGCGCGATCGTGTCGACCGTACCGATGGCCGCTGCGTTCAACGCGTTCGGCTGGACCGCCACCTTCGCCGGCGCGAGCGTACTGAGCCTGGTCACCGGCCTGGCCGTCATCTTCCTGCTCCGCAACAGCCCGTACGACGAGCCGCTGCACCGGACGAAGCAATCGCTCACCGAGGTTCGCCGGAACCTGCGCCGGGCCTGGAAGGAGCCGGGCACCCGACTCGGACTCTGGACCCACTTCACCACCAGCTTCTCCGGGAGCACCTTCGGACTGCTCTGGGGCTACCCGTTCCTGGTCCGCGGCGAGGGGCTCGCGCCGACGACAGCGGCCTCCATGCTGATCCTGCCCGTCCTGGCCGGCCTCTGCTACGGCCCCCTGGTCGGCCGGTACGCCGCGAAGTTCCCCTTCTATCGCTCGTGGATCGTGCTGGCGGTGATCGCGGGCTCCGTGACGATGTGGACCGTAGTACTGCTCTGGCCCGGGCGTGCCCCGATGCCTGTGCTGCTCCTGCTGATCGTCGTACAGGCCGCTGGTGGTCCCGGATCGATGCTCGGGCTGGACTATGCGCGGACGTTCAACCCGGCGACCAGGTTCGGCGCGGCCAACGGGATGGTCAACACCGGCGGGTTCATCGCCACGCTGATCTGCATCGGCATGGTCGGCGTACTGCTGGACGCGTCGTCCGGTGGCGCTCCGCAAGGCATCGGCGACTTCAAGTGGGCGCTGACGTTCCAGTACGTGTTGTGGGGTCTCGGGACGGTGCAGATCCTGCGGTACCGGCGCCGCGCCCGCGCGACGCTGGCCAGGTACAACCCTGAGGTCTACGAGGCGCTGCGCGCCAACCAGGTCGTCCCGCTGACGAGTTGA
- a CDS encoding GntR family transcriptional regulator: MPEQEPARVVLGDETTEIARIVAEEGPAAERIPAAERVYAYVKAAILDRVYPGGELLTEGELATAVGVSRTPVREALLRLEESGLVKLYPKKGALVLPVLPQEINDVLEARELIETHAAAKVWPRRKQLVDKLVPLVQEMRKHKKAGDAKSFLEADRAFHEAIVGAAGNQILAKLYNSLRDRQVRMGVPGIEVQPARMDKSVAAHQEMIDALCGNSAKRFRELVIAHIHVAATDLRGVQ, translated from the coding sequence GTGCCGGAGCAAGAGCCGGCGAGGGTGGTGCTGGGGGACGAGACGACCGAGATCGCGCGGATCGTCGCCGAGGAGGGTCCGGCGGCCGAGCGGATCCCGGCAGCGGAGCGCGTCTACGCGTATGTCAAGGCAGCGATCCTCGACCGGGTCTACCCCGGCGGCGAGTTGCTGACCGAAGGAGAGCTGGCGACAGCAGTCGGAGTCTCCCGTACGCCGGTACGCGAGGCCCTGTTGCGCCTGGAAGAGTCCGGCCTGGTCAAGCTGTACCCGAAGAAGGGCGCGCTGGTCCTGCCGGTCCTGCCGCAGGAGATCAACGACGTCCTCGAAGCGCGCGAGTTGATCGAGACGCACGCCGCCGCCAAGGTCTGGCCGCGACGCAAGCAACTGGTCGACAAGCTGGTCCCGCTGGTCCAGGAGATGCGCAAGCACAAGAAGGCCGGCGACGCGAAGAGCTTCCTGGAGGCCGACCGGGCCTTCCACGAGGCCATCGTCGGTGCCGCCGGCAACCAGATCCTCGCCAAGCTCTACAACAGCCTCCGCGATCGCCAGGTCCGGATGGGCGTCCCGGGGATCGAGGTGCAGCCGGCCCGGATGGACAAGTCCGTCGCCGCGCACCAGGAGATGATCGACGCCCTCTGCGGGAACAGCGCCAAGCGGTTCCGCGAGCTCGTCATCGCCCACATCCACGTCGCCGCGACAGATCTGCGGGGCGTGCAGTGA
- a CDS encoding MMPL family transporter, with product MTRHRTSGAPPSPSTAGTFARTYARVVAGRRTKWAVLVLWVLLIGVGGSLAAKLGDVQNNEAETWLPTNAQATRAVKIAEDYFQDKGRVGAVVVYAREDGLTDVDLAKVNADRQRFVANSLAAADVPPVTVAADRKAAFLSVPVKSDQSDNSVLGDGVKRLRDAAGQDAPAGLDVKIAGQAGNIADFIDVYSGMDGALMAATLGLVAVFLLFTYRSPILWLIPLLSVGLASQVASAVVYLLAKHAGLTVNGQSAYVLVVLVLGVGTDYALLLIARYREELHRQEDRHEAMEYALRRCLPAITASAATVGIATICLVFGSMNSTRGLGPVVALGVVIVYFAMTTLLPAFLVVLGRWVFWPFTPRYSADHVDSSAEKEHGFWARVSGFVGRRPRPIWIGATLVLVALAFGAMSLSTGQTQAEQFTKKVDSVAGQDLIARHFPAGSSAPADVYVKDGGATAALAVVQQVPGITSASTIATKNGWTRIEAVLKDAPDTQAARSTVEHLRTALASNQGEAKSAVVGGQTAVALDTSDAQSEEEKLLIPLILAVVLIMLIILLRALTAPLVLLLSVVLSYTAAVGSAALLFHAVGHPRIDRGLLLFGFLFLVALGVDYTIFLMTRAREEVGKRGHRDGVLTSLTVTGGVITSAGLVLAATFSVLAAIPTVASLQQGLLVAVGILLDTFIVRSLLIPALALELGPRFWRPGHPERAKADRSIVSPAEPARLG from the coding sequence ATGACCAGACATCGAACCTCCGGAGCGCCGCCGAGCCCTTCCACCGCGGGTACCTTCGCCCGCACCTACGCGCGGGTCGTGGCCGGCCGCCGGACCAAATGGGCCGTCCTCGTGCTCTGGGTGCTACTCATCGGCGTCGGCGGATCACTGGCGGCGAAGCTCGGCGACGTCCAGAACAACGAGGCGGAGACCTGGTTGCCGACGAACGCGCAGGCGACCAGGGCGGTGAAGATCGCCGAGGACTACTTCCAGGACAAGGGGCGGGTCGGCGCGGTCGTCGTCTACGCCCGCGAGGACGGCCTCACCGACGTCGACCTCGCCAAGGTGAACGCCGACCGGCAGAGGTTCGTGGCGAACTCGCTCGCGGCTGCCGACGTACCCCCGGTGACCGTCGCCGCCGATCGGAAGGCCGCGTTCCTCAGCGTCCCCGTCAAGTCGGACCAGAGCGACAACAGCGTCCTCGGCGACGGGGTGAAGCGCCTGCGCGACGCCGCCGGTCAGGACGCGCCGGCCGGTCTCGACGTCAAGATCGCGGGCCAGGCCGGAAACATCGCCGACTTCATCGATGTGTACTCCGGTATGGACGGTGCGCTGATGGCCGCCACGCTCGGACTCGTCGCCGTCTTCCTGCTGTTCACCTATCGCAGCCCGATCCTCTGGCTGATCCCGCTGCTGTCGGTCGGCCTGGCGAGTCAGGTCGCGAGCGCAGTGGTCTATCTGCTGGCCAAACATGCGGGCCTGACCGTCAATGGCCAGAGCGCCTATGTGCTGGTCGTTCTCGTGCTGGGAGTCGGTACGGACTACGCGCTGCTGCTGATCGCGCGCTACCGCGAGGAACTGCATCGACAGGAGGACCGGCACGAGGCGATGGAGTACGCGCTGCGCCGCTGCCTGCCCGCCATCACGGCGTCCGCGGCGACGGTCGGGATTGCCACGATCTGCCTGGTGTTCGGCTCGATGAATTCCACTCGGGGCCTAGGCCCGGTGGTTGCGCTCGGCGTGGTCATCGTCTACTTCGCGATGACCACTCTGCTGCCGGCCTTCCTGGTGGTCCTTGGGCGCTGGGTGTTCTGGCCGTTCACCCCGCGCTACTCGGCGGATCACGTGGACTCGAGCGCCGAGAAGGAGCACGGCTTCTGGGCTCGCGTCTCCGGCTTCGTCGGGCGCCGGCCACGGCCGATCTGGATCGGGGCGACGCTGGTGCTGGTGGCACTGGCATTCGGAGCGATGTCGCTGTCCACCGGGCAGACCCAGGCAGAGCAGTTCACCAAGAAGGTCGATTCGGTGGCGGGCCAGGACCTGATCGCCCGGCATTTCCCGGCCGGCTCCTCCGCGCCCGCCGACGTCTACGTCAAGGACGGTGGCGCGACGGCGGCACTCGCCGTGGTCCAGCAGGTGCCTGGCATCACCAGCGCCTCGACCATCGCCACCAAGAACGGCTGGACCCGGATCGAGGCCGTTCTGAAGGACGCCCCGGACACCCAGGCCGCCCGCTCGACCGTCGAGCACCTCCGTACGGCGCTCGCAAGCAACCAGGGTGAGGCAAAGTCGGCGGTGGTCGGCGGCCAGACGGCGGTCGCCCTCGACACCTCCGATGCCCAGAGCGAGGAGGAGAAGCTCCTCATCCCGCTGATCCTGGCGGTGGTGCTGATCATGTTGATCATCCTGCTCCGGGCGTTGACGGCGCCGCTCGTACTGCTCTTGTCGGTGGTGCTCTCCTACACCGCGGCCGTGGGATCGGCCGCCCTGCTCTTCCACGCCGTCGGACATCCGAGGATCGACCGCGGGCTGCTGCTCTTCGGCTTCCTGTTCCTGGTCGCCCTCGGCGTGGACTACACGATCTTCTTGATGACCCGGGCTCGCGAGGAGGTCGGCAAGCGTGGTCACCGCGACGGCGTCCTCACCAGCCTCACCGTCACCGGTGGGGTGATCACCTCGGCGGGATTGGTGCTGGCGGCAACCTTCAGCGTGCTGGCAGCGATCCCGACGGTCGCCTCCCTGCAGCAGGGGCTGCTGGTCGCGGTCGGCATCCTGCTGGACACCTTCATCGTGCGCAGCCTCCTGATCCCGGCGCTCGCGCTGGAACTCGGTCCGAGGTTCTGGCGCCCCGGCCACCCCGAACGCGCGAAGGCGGATCGCTCCATCGTCTCGCCCGCGGAACCGGCGCGGCTGGGCTGA
- a CDS encoding S8 family peptidase, translating into MSRTFGIRRLSAGLAVAALAITTAGAATAAQASPYAAAGATTAAAEPGVLMNYVVNTKASPGHVRKVVAAVKAAGGTVVQAYDEIGVVVAQSTNPDFRTDVRAGRNGREVQSVGATRTAAVSEGPVGSAAAKLTSAKGMMAGQAAPVADPREAEQWDMKQIKADQAHEVTDGSRRVLVGINDSGVDDTHPDLAPNFDARDSVNCINNGVPDTTAGAWRPTTSPHGTHVAGTVAAARNGIGIVGVAPGVRIASVKVVNDDGFIYPEYAICGWIWAAEHHMDVTNHSYYIDPWEFWCKDNGDQGAVQESVRRAVAFATKKGVLSVAAAGNSNYDLANKTTDNGSPDDSTPAPRQIDNSCLDLPTELPGVITVASTTQTRARSSFSNFGLNKIDVAAPGSGILSTLPGGGYGTMSGTSMASPHVTGVAALMKSAHPWWTPRDLEKALRKEADDTACPTTPDARCTGTTANNAFFGEGIADALDAVHRP; encoded by the coding sequence GTGTCCCGAACCTTTGGTATCCGCCGGCTGAGTGCCGGACTGGCCGTCGCCGCGTTGGCGATCACCACGGCCGGCGCTGCAACCGCCGCACAGGCGTCGCCGTACGCGGCGGCCGGCGCGACCACTGCAGCCGCCGAGCCTGGTGTGCTGATGAACTACGTGGTGAACACGAAGGCCAGTCCGGGGCATGTGCGAAAGGTCGTTGCCGCGGTCAAGGCCGCCGGTGGCACCGTGGTGCAGGCGTACGACGAGATCGGCGTAGTGGTCGCCCAGTCGACCAACCCCGACTTCCGTACCGACGTACGGGCCGGCCGCAACGGTCGCGAGGTCCAGTCGGTCGGGGCCACCCGGACCGCCGCCGTCAGCGAGGGCCCGGTCGGCTCCGCTGCCGCCAAGCTCACCTCGGCCAAGGGGATGATGGCCGGCCAGGCCGCGCCGGTCGCCGACCCGCGCGAGGCCGAGCAGTGGGACATGAAGCAGATCAAGGCCGACCAGGCGCACGAGGTCACCGACGGTTCGCGCCGGGTGCTGGTCGGGATCAACGACAGCGGTGTGGACGACACGCACCCGGACCTGGCGCCGAACTTCGACGCCCGCGACTCGGTGAACTGCATCAACAACGGCGTACCCGACACCACGGCCGGCGCCTGGCGGCCGACCACCAGCCCGCACGGCACGCACGTGGCCGGCACCGTGGCCGCCGCCCGGAACGGCATCGGCATCGTCGGGGTCGCGCCGGGCGTCCGGATCGCCTCGGTGAAGGTCGTGAACGACGACGGGTTCATCTACCCGGAGTACGCGATCTGCGGTTGGATCTGGGCCGCCGAGCACCACATGGACGTGACCAACCACAGCTACTACATCGACCCGTGGGAATTCTGGTGCAAGGACAACGGCGACCAGGGCGCCGTCCAGGAGTCGGTACGGCGTGCTGTCGCGTTCGCCACCAAGAAGGGCGTGTTGTCCGTCGCGGCGGCCGGTAACTCGAACTACGACCTGGCCAACAAGACCACCGACAACGGCAGCCCGGACGACAGCACTCCGGCACCGCGCCAGATCGACAACAGCTGCCTCGACCTGCCGACCGAACTGCCCGGCGTGATCACGGTCGCCAGCACCACTCAGACGAGGGCGCGGAGCAGCTTCTCCAACTTCGGCCTGAACAAGATCGACGTCGCGGCTCCTGGTAGCGGCATCCTGTCCACCCTTCCGGGCGGCGGCTACGGCACCATGAGCGGTACTTCGATGGCGTCGCCGCACGTCACCGGCGTGGCAGCCCTGATGAAGTCGGCCCACCCGTGGTGGACCCCGCGCGACCTCGAGAAGGCCCTCCGCAAGGAAGCCGACGACACCGCGTGCCCGACCACCCCGGACGCCCGCTGCACCGGCACCACCGCCAACAACGCCTTCTTCGGCGAAGGCATCGCAGACGCCCTCGACGCAGTACACCGCCCCTGA
- a CDS encoding DinB family protein, whose translation MTGRPPLTGDERTQLIGWLDLQRSLVRGKCEGLSEADAYRKLLPTSPLMTIAGIVSHMRWIEYSWFHEDLLGVPDTGQTPWTEGGPRNEEMMVDGVPLARLLDEYEEECARSNEIVARFSLDDVQRAPDPTGAQASVRFILCHMIEETARHLGHLDILRELLDGRTG comes from the coding sequence GTGACGGGCCGGCCACCGCTGACCGGCGACGAGCGGACCCAGCTGATCGGCTGGCTCGATCTGCAGCGGTCGCTCGTCCGCGGCAAGTGCGAAGGGCTGAGCGAAGCTGACGCCTACCGCAAACTGCTGCCGACCTCGCCGTTGATGACGATCGCGGGGATCGTGTCGCACATGCGCTGGATCGAGTACTCCTGGTTCCACGAGGACCTGCTCGGCGTCCCGGACACCGGCCAGACACCGTGGACCGAAGGCGGTCCGCGGAACGAGGAGATGATGGTGGACGGCGTCCCGCTGGCCCGCCTGCTGGACGAGTACGAAGAGGAATGCGCTCGATCGAACGAGATCGTCGCCCGCTTCTCCCTCGACGACGTACAACGCGCACCGGACCCCACAGGGGCCCAGGCGTCAGTGCGATTCATCCTCTGCCACATGATCGAGGAAACAGCCCGCCACCTGGGCCACCTCGACATCCTCCGAGAGCTCCTCGACGGCAGAACCGGCTGA
- a CDS encoding DinB family protein encodes MTVVSRPPLTSDERTQLTGWLDLQRSFVRMKCAGLGEEDAHRKLLPTSPLMTMAGLVAHLRWNEYSWFQLNLMGVPDTGQTPWTEDGHPDAEMFVDDVPLAQLLDEYDAECARSNETIAGLSLDEVEKGPYVAKGEAASLRYILCHMIEETARHLGHLDIIRELLDGTTSYTKAPE; translated from the coding sequence ATGACTGTTGTTTCCCGTCCGCCGCTGACCTCTGACGAGCGGACCCAACTGACCGGCTGGCTGGATCTGCAGCGATCCTTCGTCCGGATGAAGTGCGCAGGCCTCGGCGAGGAAGACGCGCATCGCAAGTTGCTTCCGACCTCGCCGCTGATGACGATGGCGGGCCTGGTGGCCCACCTGCGCTGGAACGAGTACTCCTGGTTCCAGCTCAACCTGATGGGCGTGCCGGACACCGGCCAGACCCCGTGGACCGAGGACGGGCATCCCGACGCGGAGATGTTCGTCGACGACGTACCGCTGGCTCAGTTGCTGGACGAGTACGACGCCGAGTGCGCCCGGTCGAACGAGACGATCGCCGGGTTGTCGCTGGACGAGGTGGAGAAGGGCCCGTACGTCGCCAAGGGGGAAGCCGCCTCGTTGCGGTACATCCTGTGCCACATGATCGAGGAGACCGCGCGGCATCTGGGTCACCTCGACATCATCCGCGAACTGCTGGACGGTACGACCAGCTACACCAAGGCGCCCGAGTGA
- a CDS encoding acyl-CoA synthetase: MRLFDYLDKGASLGPDEPCLTMTGASLSYAEVQEFSHQVARALHKSGISPGDKVAILSANNPISFACVFGISRAGAIWCPINPRNEAAENRELLDSFDCSCLIFQRAFLPLVERILPELPKLTTVICLDDSLPGAMSLVDWLDGVPADPWEAPDLDDLAILVGTGGTTGRPKGVMLTGRNLETMSAITLMSYPFEGRPVYLALAPLTHAAGVLCFPILALGGEVVIMPTPDLGDFLALIERHGVTHTFLPPTLIYMLLSHDALPTTELSSLQCFWYGAAPMSAARLEEALRRIGPVMAQLFGQSEAPMMISTMAPADHFHADGSMAVERFTSAGRPSPLTQVAIMTDDGRLADRGERGEIVVRGSLVMAGYYRDPEATAASSQYGWHHTGDIGFLDEFNYLYLVDRAKDMIITGGFNVYSAEVEQALMAYPAVRDCAVVGMPDEKWGERVTAVLQLHPGLTVTESEVRNFVKSRLGGVKTPKQVVVWDDLPRSKVGKVLKNEVKARLLNQ, from the coding sequence GTGCGGTTGTTCGACTACCTCGACAAGGGCGCCTCGCTCGGACCGGACGAGCCCTGCCTGACCATGACCGGGGCCAGTCTCAGCTATGCCGAGGTCCAGGAGTTCTCCCACCAGGTGGCCCGTGCCCTGCACAAGTCCGGGATCTCACCGGGCGACAAGGTCGCCATCCTGTCGGCGAACAACCCGATCTCGTTCGCCTGTGTGTTCGGCATCTCCCGGGCCGGCGCGATCTGGTGCCCGATCAACCCCCGCAACGAGGCGGCGGAGAACCGCGAACTGCTGGACTCCTTCGACTGCTCCTGCCTGATCTTCCAGCGCGCGTTCCTCCCGCTGGTCGAACGGATCCTGCCGGAGCTGCCGAAGCTGACCACGGTGATCTGCCTGGACGACTCGTTGCCGGGAGCAATGAGCTTGGTCGACTGGCTGGACGGCGTACCGGCTGATCCGTGGGAGGCGCCGGACCTCGACGACCTCGCGATCCTGGTGGGCACCGGCGGGACCACCGGCCGGCCGAAGGGGGTGATGCTGACCGGGCGGAACCTGGAGACGATGTCGGCGATCACCTTGATGAGCTACCCGTTCGAGGGGCGGCCGGTGTACCTCGCGCTTGCTCCGTTGACGCATGCGGCCGGCGTTCTGTGCTTCCCGATCCTCGCCCTCGGCGGCGAGGTGGTGATCATGCCCACGCCCGATCTGGGCGACTTCCTGGCGTTGATCGAACGGCATGGGGTCACCCATACCTTCTTGCCGCCGACGCTCATCTACATGCTGCTGTCGCACGACGCCTTGCCCACAACGGAGCTGAGCTCCCTGCAGTGCTTCTGGTACGGCGCCGCGCCGATGTCGGCGGCGCGGCTGGAAGAGGCGCTGAGGCGGATCGGGCCGGTGATGGCGCAACTGTTCGGTCAGAGCGAGGCGCCCATGATGATCTCGACGATGGCGCCGGCCGACCACTTCCACGCCGACGGCTCGATGGCGGTCGAGCGGTTCACCTCCGCGGGCCGGCCGAGTCCGCTCACCCAGGTCGCGATCATGACCGACGACGGGCGGCTGGCCGATCGCGGCGAACGCGGCGAGATCGTGGTCCGCGGGTCGCTGGTGATGGCCGGCTACTACCGGGACCCGGAGGCGACGGCGGCTTCCTCGCAGTACGGCTGGCATCACACGGGGGACATCGGGTTCCTCGACGAGTTCAACTACCTCTACCTAGTGGATCGAGCGAAAGACATGATCATCACCGGCGGATTCAACGTCTACTCGGCCGAGGTCGAGCAGGCGCTGATGGCCTACCCGGCCGTTCGCGACTGCGCTGTCGTCGGGATGCCCGACGAGAAGTGGGGCGAGCGGGTGACCGCCGTACTGCAACTGCATCCGGGGCTGACCGTGACCGAGTCCGAAGTACGGAACTTCGTCAAGAGCCGGCTCGGTGGGGTGAAGACGCCCAAGCAGGTCGTGGTCTGGGACGACCTGCCCCGGTCCAAGGTGGGCAAGGTGCTCAAGAACGAGGTGAAGGCACGCCTGCTAAATCAGTAG